The following coding sequences lie in one Alloacidobacterium dinghuense genomic window:
- a CDS encoding type VI secretion system Vgr family protein, which translates to MASIQADRILNFTSPLGADVLLPEFLAGAEGVSELFYYQAELVADVNTTIDPKKIIGSKVTIGIVADDNGTNRYINGIVASFESSGGDDEYNNYKAYIVPNIWLLTLNVNTRVFQDKTVTDVIKAVLSPYNISPSIQTSGTYTPMEYCTQYRETDFAFISRLMEQHGILYYFTHTKDDHTFTLQDTSTKLSACPLQDSLMYSPEGDKSAGFYEFVITGLRAKTSMVTGKYTAWDYSFIRYQKLPNPLASTQTAGPLGANSNEQYDYADSAAAYLKKPGSDSTIADLSNFFQTMRRDAGDAECVVIEGVSNAISMQSGFNFTLTEYPQSAINTKYLLTRIEHSVRQTPPYRARGTATTTPYNNSFTAIPFATLYRPLRATPKPVVNGMHTGQVVVPSGEDSYMDKYGRVNVQFFWDRLRKANTPDNTLLRVAQGWAGKGWGTYFWPRVNDEVLIDFIEGDPDQPIVVGSVYNGVNMPKYDPAGQYTLSGILTRSSKDGGDANANELRFEDLKGKEQVFMNAERDYDLHVEHDHHTLIGNEQHEKITSNHFMETDGDTHLLIKGVLNEEVDGDVSQNLKGKQIIKIGSDRDEDIGSNAVIKIGSNKDENVGSNLTEKVGSSYSLDVGMSENHKIGMSYNIDSGMTVNIKAGMSIVIDAPLGVSLTCGGNFVNLTPAGVMIQGILVNINSGGAAMSAQSASTQSPQSPGSPTAPTAPTFPGDTPPSQAASGSSGSSTTTPKATTGSAGGPASPSTPPAPPPAPAAAGAASSAAGPAQQATQQAAQAAQQAANQAQQAANQAQQAAQQTEQQAQQAVQQVTQEARQAYQQANQAVQQAQQQVSQAAAQGQAAAQQALNQAQQQAQQTAQQAAGAVQAAQKQAAQVEQQAQQAAQQAQQQAQQAEQQAQQAAQAAQQQGQQAQQQAQQAAQQAQQAAKQAQQQAQQAQQQAQQAANQVKGAASQATQQAQQAANQAQQAAQQAIGQAMKGF; encoded by the coding sequence ATGGCATCGATACAAGCAGACCGGATTCTCAACTTCACCAGCCCGCTGGGAGCCGACGTTCTCCTGCCCGAATTTCTCGCCGGAGCAGAAGGCGTCTCCGAACTCTTCTACTATCAAGCGGAGCTGGTCGCCGACGTCAACACGACGATCGATCCTAAAAAGATCATCGGCAGCAAGGTCACCATCGGCATCGTTGCTGACGACAACGGCACAAATCGCTACATCAACGGAATCGTCGCCAGCTTCGAATCCAGCGGTGGCGATGACGAGTACAACAACTACAAGGCGTACATCGTCCCCAACATCTGGCTGCTCACGCTCAACGTCAACACCCGCGTCTTCCAGGACAAGACCGTCACAGACGTCATCAAAGCCGTACTCTCGCCATACAACATCAGCCCTTCGATTCAAACTTCCGGCACCTACACACCCATGGAGTACTGCACCCAATACCGGGAGACCGACTTCGCTTTCATCTCGCGTCTCATGGAGCAGCACGGAATCCTCTATTACTTCACGCACACTAAGGATGACCACACCTTCACGCTGCAGGACACATCCACAAAACTCAGCGCCTGCCCTCTTCAAGATTCCCTCATGTACTCACCAGAAGGCGACAAGAGCGCGGGCTTCTACGAATTTGTCATCACTGGCCTGCGCGCTAAGACCAGCATGGTCACTGGCAAGTACACCGCATGGGACTACAGCTTCATCCGCTACCAGAAGTTGCCGAACCCGCTCGCCAGCACACAGACCGCAGGTCCGCTTGGCGCAAACAGCAATGAGCAATACGACTACGCCGACAGCGCAGCAGCTTACCTGAAGAAGCCCGGCTCCGATTCCACCATCGCCGACCTCTCCAACTTCTTCCAGACCATGCGCCGCGATGCCGGCGACGCAGAGTGCGTCGTCATCGAAGGTGTATCCAATGCCATCTCGATGCAAAGCGGCTTCAACTTCACGCTGACCGAGTACCCGCAGTCGGCCATCAACACAAAATACCTGCTCACCCGCATCGAGCACAGCGTGCGACAAACGCCGCCCTATCGCGCTCGCGGAACCGCAACGACCACCCCCTACAACAACTCCTTCACCGCAATCCCATTCGCCACGCTTTATCGCCCGCTGCGCGCAACGCCGAAGCCAGTCGTCAACGGCATGCATACGGGCCAGGTCGTCGTTCCCTCCGGCGAAGACTCCTACATGGACAAGTACGGCCGCGTCAACGTCCAGTTCTTCTGGGACCGCCTGCGCAAGGCGAACACGCCTGACAACACCCTTCTGCGCGTCGCCCAAGGCTGGGCCGGCAAAGGCTGGGGCACCTACTTCTGGCCGCGCGTCAACGACGAAGTCCTCATCGACTTCATCGAAGGCGACCCCGATCAGCCCATCGTCGTTGGCTCCGTCTACAACGGCGTCAACATGCCGAAGTACGACCCCGCGGGCCAGTACACGCTCTCGGGCATCCTCACGCGCAGCTCCAAAGACGGAGGCGACGCCAACGCCAACGAGCTCCGCTTCGAAGACCTGAAAGGTAAAGAGCAGGTCTTCATGAACGCCGAGCGCGACTATGACCTCCACGTCGAGCACGACCACCACACGCTCATCGGCAATGAACAGCATGAAAAGATCACGTCCAATCACTTCATGGAAACCGATGGCGACACCCATCTGCTCATCAAGGGAGTTCTCAACGAAGAAGTCGATGGCGATGTCAGCCAGAATCTGAAAGGCAAGCAGATCATCAAAATCGGCTCTGACCGTGACGAGGACATCGGTTCGAACGCCGTCATCAAGATAGGGTCAAACAAGGATGAAAATGTCGGCTCCAACCTCACCGAGAAAGTAGGGTCGAGCTACTCCCTCGATGTCGGCATGAGCGAAAACCACAAAATCGGCATGTCCTACAACATCGATTCCGGTATGACGGTCAACATCAAAGCCGGCATGTCGATCGTGATCGATGCTCCCCTGGGCGTGAGCCTCACCTGCGGCGGCAACTTCGTCAACCTCACTCCTGCCGGCGTCATGATTCAGGGCATTCTAGTCAATATCAACAGTGGCGGAGCGGCCATGTCAGCGCAGTCCGCAAGCACGCAATCTCCGCAATCTCCAGGCTCACCCACCGCGCCCACCGCGCCTACCTTCCCCGGCGACACGCCGCCCTCGCAAGCCGCCTCCGGTTCATCCGGATCGTCAACCACGACGCCAAAGGCTACCACTGGAAGCGCCGGCGGCCCCGCCTCGCCATCAACGCCTCCTGCTCCTCCACCGGCTCCGGCAGCGGCAGGAGCGGCTTCGAGCGCCGCAGGCCCGGCACAACAGGCAACACAACAAGCTGCGCAAGCTGCTCAACAAGCTGCAAATCAAGCACAGCAGGCTGCGAATCAGGCACAACAGGCAGCCCAACAAACCGAGCAGCAGGCGCAGCAAGCCGTCCAGCAGGTCACGCAGGAAGCCCGTCAGGCTTACCAGCAGGCAAATCAAGCCGTTCAGCAGGCACAGCAGCAGGTGAGCCAGGCCGCAGCGCAAGGACAGGCCGCAGCCCAGCAAGCTCTCAATCAGGCTCAGCAACAAGCGCAACAAACCGCGCAGCAGGCAGCAGGCGCTGTCCAGGCTGCGCAAAAGCAGGCGGCGCAAGTTGAACAGCAGGCACAACAGGCCGCGCAACAAGCACAGCAACAGGCCCAGCAAGCCGAGCAGCAAGCGCAACAAGCAGCACAGGCGGCACAACAGCAAGGACAACAGGCGCAACAACAAGCCCAGCAAGCCGCGCAGCAGGCACAACAGGCGGCAAAGCAGGCGCAACAACAAGCCCAGCAGGCGCAGCAACAGGCGCAACAGGCCGCCAATCAGGTCAAGGGAGCAGCATCCCAGGCAACGCAGCAGGCGCAACAGGCCGCCAATCAGGCTCAGCAAGCAGCACAACAAGCCATCGGCCAGGCAATGAAAGGGTTCTAG
- a CDS encoding PAAR domain-containing protein — protein sequence MGMPAATITSMTAHGGNVVMGFPTVMINFLPASRITDMHVCPMVTVLVPHVGGPFVLGSPTVLVGFMPQSRVTDQLVCVGPPDICVMGAMTVLVGMAGAGGAAGAGGGIGAMGASVPMQSPAAAAAASTQAVAQPDGTIATQTVAPGSSLPPMQLQSPGFPDLPPEVTSTFQSVAPVNLPQGTQLFAAASSDQDSAPSFWSNVPPEVSDGANDLVKVLTVTHPDGLQAWAGQAASDAAPAISQAQQQAQQAANQAQQNLSQVTQQVQQNLQAANQSVNQAQQQVEQATAQGKAAAEQGLQQAQQQAKQVVQQGSAAIQQAQQQQQQAQQQAKQALLQAQQQAQAAKDQVQQGLQQGQQAANQGKQQATQVWTSAGSAASQALQTFAAPKKG from the coding sequence ATGGGAATGCCAGCGGCAACCATCACCAGCATGACCGCGCACGGCGGCAACGTCGTCATGGGTTTCCCCACGGTCATGATCAACTTCCTGCCGGCCTCGCGCATCACCGACATGCACGTCTGCCCCATGGTCACAGTACTCGTCCCGCACGTCGGCGGTCCGTTTGTCCTTGGATCGCCAACCGTCCTGGTTGGCTTCATGCCGCAATCCCGCGTGACTGACCAGCTTGTCTGCGTTGGCCCGCCGGATATCTGTGTCATGGGCGCCATGACAGTGCTCGTTGGTATGGCTGGCGCTGGAGGAGCCGCAGGCGCGGGCGGCGGCATCGGAGCAATGGGAGCGTCGGTTCCCATGCAAAGCCCCGCTGCGGCGGCAGCCGCTTCCACGCAGGCAGTGGCACAGCCTGACGGAACCATTGCCACGCAAACTGTGGCTCCCGGAAGCAGTCTCCCGCCTATGCAGCTTCAGTCGCCCGGTTTTCCCGACCTTCCTCCGGAAGTGACATCGACCTTCCAGAGCGTAGCCCCAGTCAATCTTCCGCAGGGAACGCAGCTTTTCGCCGCCGCCAGCTCCGATCAGGACAGCGCTCCAAGCTTCTGGTCAAACGTTCCACCCGAGGTCTCTGACGGAGCAAATGACCTCGTAAAAGTCCTGACCGTGACGCACCCGGACGGTCTCCAGGCATGGGCCGGACAAGCCGCCTCCGATGCAGCGCCGGCTATTTCGCAGGCGCAGCAACAGGCGCAACAAGCAGCCAATCAGGCACAGCAGAATCTGTCTCAGGTCACACAGCAGGTGCAGCAGAATCTTCAGGCCGCGAACCAATCCGTCAATCAGGCACAGCAGCAGGTAGAGCAGGCAACGGCGCAGGGAAAAGCAGCCGCCGAACAAGGGTTGCAGCAGGCACAACAGCAGGCCAAGCAGGTAGTGCAGCAAGGATCCGCCGCCATCCAGCAGGCGCAGCAACAACAGCAGCAAGCCCAGCAACAGGCGAAGCAAGCTTTGCTACAGGCGCAGCAACAAGCGCAAGCGGCAAAAGATCAGGTGCAACAAGGTCTGCAGCAAGGGCAGCAAGCCGCCAATCAAGGCAAGCAGCAGGCCACGCAGGTCTGGACCTCCGCAGGGTCCGCAGCCAGCCAGGCATTGCAAACCTTTGCCGCGCCGAAAAAGGGCTAA
- a CDS encoding sensor histidine kinase, translating into MALRIENKRAVWTTATEIYPISTAVLALSVAVVSYLAAWLGGVLTVPPQQASALWPGCALLVSMLLLVPRRIWAVLVPAGLAGFVLYDLSVGFPPSTSALFILADAVEIVIIMVGLGYSFDGVPRLNTLKALAKYSLFAILIGPLIGTFVGAFAIPGFFLTNWRIFFFSEAIAFLTLTPAVLSWASPRSAHAHSSVESRLEVAALMIALTFVGYIIFFAHWRTIPPALLYSLVPFLLWAALRFGSQGVSISIVVIAFFSIWGAVHGRGPFTGSNPLHAILSLQLFLVFAAAPFTLLAVVVEEREQARLVERELSKRLISEQERERSRIASELHDDICQRLALLSMEIQSASRDENHLATATKQPLDEIRRHCSEIAGDVRLLSHELHSAKLDYLGISAAIRGFCREFGKQQEVSVEFTARNVPKSVSRDGSLCLFRVTQEALHNAVKYSRTKRFWVELSGAGNEVRLEVKDAGIGFDVKEANRIGGLGLVSMQERVRAVSGRFYIESKPGAGTKIIASVPVADGSSAGKASSDDAASEAGADEPSSKRA; encoded by the coding sequence GTGGCTCTCCGCATTGAGAACAAACGAGCGGTTTGGACTACGGCGACGGAGATTTATCCCATTTCCACGGCAGTCCTGGCGCTCTCGGTAGCAGTCGTATCCTATCTCGCGGCGTGGCTGGGCGGCGTGCTCACCGTCCCCCCACAACAAGCTTCGGCGCTTTGGCCGGGATGCGCACTGCTGGTGTCGATGCTGTTGTTGGTACCACGCAGGATCTGGGCCGTGCTTGTCCCGGCGGGCCTTGCAGGCTTCGTTCTTTACGACTTGTCGGTTGGTTTCCCGCCTTCGACATCTGCTCTTTTTATCCTGGCGGACGCGGTTGAGATCGTCATCATCATGGTGGGTCTCGGATACTCCTTTGACGGAGTTCCGCGCCTCAACACTCTGAAAGCACTGGCGAAGTATTCACTCTTCGCGATATTGATCGGGCCGCTTATTGGTACGTTCGTCGGTGCGTTCGCGATTCCGGGCTTTTTCTTGACCAATTGGCGAATATTTTTCTTTTCGGAGGCGATCGCGTTTCTTACTTTGACTCCGGCCGTCTTGAGTTGGGCCAGTCCGCGCTCCGCGCATGCACACAGCTCCGTCGAGTCGCGGCTGGAAGTGGCTGCCTTGATGATCGCGCTGACTTTCGTGGGATATATCATTTTCTTTGCCCACTGGAGAACGATCCCTCCGGCGCTGCTGTATTCGCTAGTACCGTTCCTTCTCTGGGCAGCCCTGCGATTTGGCTCCCAGGGTGTCAGCATTTCGATTGTTGTGATCGCGTTTTTTTCGATCTGGGGCGCCGTCCACGGCCGCGGCCCTTTCACTGGGTCAAATCCTCTCCACGCGATCCTGTCGCTTCAATTGTTCCTGGTGTTTGCTGCGGCTCCCTTCACGTTGCTTGCCGTCGTTGTGGAAGAGCGCGAGCAAGCCAGGCTGGTCGAGAGAGAGCTGAGCAAGCGGCTTATCTCCGAGCAGGAAAGGGAGCGGAGCCGAATCGCCAGCGAACTGCATGATGACATTTGCCAAAGACTTGCTCTTCTGTCGATGGAGATTCAAAGCGCGAGTCGCGATGAGAACCACTTAGCCACCGCTACGAAGCAGCCCTTGGATGAAATCCGCCGACATTGTTCGGAGATTGCCGGCGACGTTCGACTGCTGTCGCATGAACTCCATTCTGCGAAGCTTGATTATCTCGGCATCTCGGCGGCGATCCGAGGCTTTTGCAGGGAGTTTGGCAAACAGCAAGAAGTGAGCGTTGAGTTTACTGCGCGGAATGTGCCGAAATCCGTATCCCGCGATGGCTCCCTCTGCTTGTTTCGAGTTACTCAGGAAGCGCTGCACAATGCGGTGAAGTACAGCAGAACCAAACGATTCTGGGTGGAACTCAGCGGCGCCGGCAACGAGGTTCGGCTTGAAGTGAAAGATGCCGGCATCGGGTTCGACGTAAAAGAGGCGAACCGGATCGGCGGACTGGGACTTGTGAGTATGCAGGAAAGAGTACGGGCGGTCAGCGGTCGCTTCTACATTGAATCGAAACCTGGAGCGGGCACTAAAATCATTGCTTCCGTGCCCGTGGCTGACGGGAGCTCTGCAGGAAAAGCTTCGAGCGACGATGCTGCAAGTGAGGCGGGGGCAGATGAGCCCAGCAGCAAGCGCGCGTGA
- a CDS encoding ATP-dependent Clp protease ATP-binding subunit, with product MFERYTEKARRVIFFARYEASQFGSPYIETEHLLLGLLREDKALTNRFLRSHASVESIRKQIEGHTTIREKVSTSVDLPLSNECKRVLAYAAEEAERLSHKHIGTEHLLLGLLREEKCFAAEILHERGLKLVAIREELARATQEKAPQQQRNRESSLLAEFSRDLTQAAMDNQLDPLVGRDSELERVVQILCRRTKNNPVLIGEPGVGKTAIVEGLAQRIADGDVPSFLADKRVLALDLSLIVAGTKYRGQFEERLKTIMKELMENQNSIIFIDELHTLVGAGSAEGSLDAANILKPALSRGEIQCIGATTPGEYRKSIEKDRSLERRFQAVKVPPPNEEDAIKIIMGIKDRYEKFHAVSYTDDSITFAVSHSNRYIPDRFLPDKAIDLIDEAGARVKLRQTSLPEEITEVHKRIKFIVHRMDSAIANHEFEKARFYSDEERKERENLRGLRDKYHLDDSAAGIVSREDIEDVVSRWTGVPITSIKEEETQKLLRVEEELHKRVISQDKAISALARAIRRSRAGLKSPHRPIGSFLFLGPTGVGKTEMARTLAQFLFGSEKALIRFDMSEFMEKHSVSKLIGSPPGYVGYEEGGQLTERVKRSPYSVVLLDEIEKAHPDVFNILLQVFEDGQLTDGLGNTVDFKNTIIIMTSNIGARHLQRKQGLGFQSEREDLVVEKVEELVKNEVKRTFNPEFLNRLDEIIIFQALSDADLIQILELLVQQLNTNLAQKAITISVLEEAKKWILEKTLIDRTYGARPLRRALQRYVEDPLSEALIAGHIIDRPAFLEVYLENNQLFYRPIGKEGEVSRTEGVLLFSN from the coding sequence ATGTTCGAGCGCTATACAGAAAAAGCACGTCGCGTCATATTTTTTGCACGGTATGAAGCCAGCCAGTTTGGCTCCCCGTACATTGAGACCGAGCATCTCCTGCTCGGCCTTTTGCGTGAGGACAAAGCGTTAACCAATCGCTTCCTGCGGTCGCACGCATCTGTCGAGTCGATCCGGAAGCAGATTGAAGGACATACCACAATTCGGGAGAAGGTTTCGACCTCGGTCGATCTTCCCCTTTCAAATGAGTGCAAGCGCGTTCTGGCGTATGCGGCTGAGGAGGCGGAGCGGCTTTCGCACAAGCACATCGGGACGGAGCATCTGCTGCTTGGTTTACTGCGTGAGGAGAAGTGCTTCGCCGCAGAGATTCTGCACGAGCGCGGACTGAAGCTGGTCGCGATCCGCGAAGAGTTGGCGCGGGCTACGCAGGAAAAGGCTCCACAGCAGCAGCGGAATCGTGAGTCTAGCCTGCTGGCTGAGTTCTCGCGCGATCTTACCCAGGCCGCCATGGACAACCAGCTTGATCCGTTGGTTGGACGCGATTCTGAGTTGGAGCGGGTTGTTCAGATTCTCTGCCGCAGGACCAAGAACAATCCGGTGCTCATCGGCGAGCCGGGTGTGGGTAAGACGGCGATCGTCGAGGGGCTGGCGCAGCGTATTGCTGACGGCGACGTTCCCAGCTTCCTGGCGGACAAGCGGGTGCTGGCGCTCGATCTGTCGCTGATCGTTGCCGGTACGAAATACCGCGGCCAATTCGAGGAGCGGCTGAAGACCATCATGAAGGAACTGATGGAGAACCAGAATTCCATCATCTTCATCGATGAGCTGCACACGCTGGTCGGCGCGGGTTCGGCGGAAGGGTCGCTGGACGCGGCCAATATCCTGAAGCCGGCGCTGTCGCGCGGTGAGATTCAGTGCATCGGCGCGACGACTCCGGGGGAATACCGCAAGTCGATCGAGAAGGACCGGTCGCTCGAGCGACGTTTCCAGGCGGTGAAGGTTCCGCCGCCGAACGAGGAAGACGCGATCAAGATCATCATGGGCATCAAAGACCGCTATGAGAAGTTCCATGCGGTCAGTTATACCGATGACTCGATCACGTTCGCTGTCTCGCACTCTAACCGCTACATTCCCGACCGATTCCTGCCCGATAAGGCTATCGACCTCATCGACGAAGCGGGCGCGCGCGTAAAACTGCGGCAAACTTCCCTGCCCGAGGAGATCACCGAGGTCCACAAGCGGATCAAGTTCATCGTGCACCGGATGGATTCGGCGATTGCGAACCACGAGTTCGAGAAGGCGCGGTTCTACTCCGACGAAGAGCGCAAGGAGCGAGAGAACCTGCGCGGTCTGCGCGACAAGTATCACCTGGATGACTCGGCGGCCGGCATCGTGTCTAGAGAGGATATTGAGGACGTGGTCAGCCGCTGGACTGGCGTTCCGATTACTTCGATCAAGGAAGAAGAGACGCAGAAGCTGCTGCGCGTCGAAGAGGAGCTGCACAAGCGCGTCATTTCGCAGGACAAAGCGATCTCGGCTCTTGCCCGGGCGATTCGCCGCTCGCGTGCCGGCTTGAAGTCGCCGCATCGGCCGATTGGGTCGTTTCTCTTCCTCGGACCGACGGGCGTCGGTAAAACGGAGATGGCGCGTACGCTGGCGCAGTTCCTCTTTGGCTCCGAGAAGGCGCTGATTCGTTTCGATATGTCGGAGTTCATGGAGAAGCATTCGGTTTCGAAGCTGATCGGTTCGCCTCCGGGATACGTGGGTTACGAGGAGGGCGGACAGCTTACGGAGCGGGTGAAGCGGTCTCCTTACTCTGTGGTTCTGCTGGATGAGATCGAGAAGGCGCATCCAGATGTCTTCAACATCTTGCTGCAGGTCTTTGAGGATGGTCAGCTTACGGACGGCCTTGGCAACACGGTCGACTTTAAGAACACGATCATCATCATGACCTCGAACATTGGGGCGCGTCACCTGCAGCGGAAACAGGGGCTTGGCTTCCAGAGCGAGCGTGAAGACCTGGTCGTCGAGAAGGTGGAAGAACTGGTCAAGAACGAGGTGAAACGGACGTTCAATCCGGAGTTCCTCAACCGTCTTGACGAAATCATCATCTTCCAGGCGCTGTCGGATGCTGACCTGATCCAGATTCTCGAACTGCTGGTGCAGCAACTCAATACGAACCTGGCGCAGAAGGCGATCACCATCTCGGTCCTCGAAGAGGCCAAGAAGTGGATCCTCGAAAAGACGTTGATCGACCGCACCTACGGAGCTCGCCCTTTACGCCGTGCGTTACAGCGCTACGTGGAGGATCCGCTCTCGGAAGCGCTGATTGCCGGACACATTATCGATCGTCCCGCATTCCTTGAGGTTTACCTCGAAAACAACCAGCTCTTCTATCGGCCGATTGGCAAGGAAGGCGAAGTCAGCAGGACGGAGGGCGTGCTGCTTTTCAGCAACTGA
- a CDS encoding ABC transporter ATP-binding protein: MGVFSTTSGLTSADPASSDLSRPPQVVHPLVQVKNLRKEYTTGRGKLVLFAGLSFEVAQGDLLAIVGQSGAGKSTLLHILGALDTPSEGDVYCASIPLKTLSTKQAASFRNREIGYVWQFHYLLPEFTALENVAMPLLARGESRAAASRNAQTWLEEVELGDRAEHRAGELSGGEQQRVSLARALVTQPKLLLADEPTGDLDSGTADLVFSLIERMHQGHHLTSVIVTHNMALARRCSRVLRLDKGRVEELNPQVI, translated from the coding sequence ATGGGAGTCTTCTCCACCACTTCAGGCCTCACTTCCGCCGATCCGGCAAGCTCTGACCTGAGTCGTCCGCCACAGGTTGTGCATCCATTAGTACAGGTGAAGAACCTGCGCAAGGAGTACACTACCGGGCGCGGAAAGCTGGTGCTATTTGCAGGACTCAGTTTTGAGGTCGCGCAAGGCGATCTGCTGGCGATCGTAGGCCAGTCGGGAGCGGGTAAGAGCACACTTTTGCACATCCTTGGTGCTCTTGATACTCCTTCTGAAGGTGACGTATACTGCGCCTCAATTCCTTTGAAAACTCTGTCAACCAAGCAGGCCGCCAGTTTCCGGAACAGGGAGATCGGTTATGTGTGGCAGTTTCACTATCTGCTCCCGGAATTTACGGCTTTGGAGAACGTAGCCATGCCGTTGCTGGCAAGAGGTGAGTCCAGGGCTGCGGCCAGCAGAAATGCGCAGACGTGGCTTGAAGAGGTCGAGTTGGGCGATCGGGCGGAGCATCGTGCAGGTGAACTGTCCGGAGGCGAACAGCAGCGGGTGTCTCTGGCGCGCGCTTTGGTGACGCAACCGAAACTGTTACTGGCAGATGAACCGACGGGCGATCTGGACAGCGGGACGGCAGACTTGGTTTTCAGCTTGATTGAGCGCATGCATCAGGGTCATCATTTGACATCGGTGATTGTGACGCACAATATGGCGCTGGCACGAAGATGTAGCCGTGTGTTGCGGCTGGATAAGGGCCGCGTTGAGGAATTGAATCCGCAGGTGATTTAA
- a CDS encoding zinc dependent phospholipase C family protein, with amino-acid sequence MFRLSLLIWTLIVISCPYAFAYAVLTHQQMIDLAWGPSIKPLLLARYPQTTAEQLRIAQSYAYGGCEIQDAGYYPFSHVIFSDLLHYVRTGDFIASLIRNARNANELAFALGALSHYVGDSIGHQDAVNPSTAVEFPKLALQYGHSITYDESPHGHVRTEFAFDIDQMTKEHFAPQAYLNHIGLRVSGGLLERAFYETYGLHLYEVLGKKRRGAAIGSYRRSVRAFLPDVAHAEALIHRKDFPPDPDTEEFQRFSQRINEADYNHGWQDTRRKAGIKTHFLAFFVIIVPKVGTLSDLSIKIPTEETESKYVASVNRSLDWYNDLLKRLLQAPSGDPKMTMNLDNRDLDTGYIVQPGGYPLTDKTYAKLLGLITAKPTEPAPSGLKRDILAYYSNPNSPIITKKDAKAWKNVQGELAVLEAMPVVPMK; translated from the coding sequence TTGTTCAGATTAAGCCTGTTGATCTGGACGTTGATTGTTATCTCCTGCCCATATGCTTTCGCCTACGCGGTGCTGACGCACCAGCAAATGATCGATCTTGCGTGGGGACCTTCGATCAAGCCACTTCTACTGGCTCGCTATCCGCAGACTACGGCCGAGCAACTGCGCATTGCCCAGTCGTACGCCTATGGCGGCTGTGAGATTCAGGATGCGGGTTACTACCCTTTCAGTCACGTGATCTTCAGCGATCTGTTGCACTACGTGCGGACGGGCGACTTTATCGCCAGCCTCATTCGCAACGCACGCAATGCGAACGAACTCGCCTTCGCTCTCGGTGCGCTCTCTCATTATGTTGGAGACAGCATCGGACACCAAGACGCGGTGAACCCATCGACCGCTGTTGAATTTCCAAAGTTGGCTCTCCAGTACGGGCACTCCATTACCTATGACGAAAGCCCGCACGGGCATGTTCGTACCGAATTCGCATTTGATATTGATCAAATGACAAAAGAGCATTTCGCGCCGCAGGCCTATCTCAATCACATTGGGCTGCGCGTCTCCGGCGGCCTGCTCGAGCGCGCTTTTTACGAGACTTACGGGCTTCATCTGTATGAAGTGCTGGGAAAGAAGCGGAGAGGAGCGGCGATCGGTTCCTACAGGCGTTCAGTACGCGCCTTCCTCCCGGATGTTGCTCACGCGGAGGCACTGATTCACAGGAAGGACTTTCCACCGGACCCGGATACCGAGGAGTTTCAAAGGTTCTCGCAAAGGATAAACGAAGCCGATTACAACCATGGCTGGCAAGACACGCGCAGGAAAGCCGGGATCAAGACGCATTTTCTGGCATTTTTCGTCATCATTGTACCCAAAGTTGGGACGCTTTCCGATCTCTCCATCAAGATTCCGACAGAAGAGACGGAGAGCAAATATGTCGCAAGCGTGAACCGTTCTCTGGACTGGTATAACGACTTGCTGAAACGCCTGCTTCAGGCGCCGTCGGGCGATCCGAAGATGACCATGAATCTGGACAATCGCGACCTCGATACCGGGTATATTGTGCAGCCTGGAGGTTATCCGCTGACGGATAAGACGTATGCGAAACTGCTGGGTCTCATCACGGCAAAGCCAACCGAACCTGCCCCATCGGGACTGAAACGGGACATCCTTGCGTATTACTCCAACCCAAATTCGCCCATCATTACCAAAAAGGATGCAAAGGCGTGGAAAAACGTGCAGGGCGAACTTGCCGTTCTTGAAGCCATGCCTGTCGTTCCGATGAAATGA